A genomic region of Raphanus sativus cultivar WK10039 chromosome 6, ASM80110v3, whole genome shotgun sequence contains the following coding sequences:
- the LOC108808182 gene encoding uncharacterized protein At4g04775-like: MDIKMEMGPGILRRCPCGALTVVLTSKTKENPGRRFYRCGVVFGENHLFKWADEAIVEEIEALAEKQVAIENGMLEIKEQVIEFKKDLTEIVEVIAASSKHLRK; the protein is encoded by the coding sequence ATGGATATTAAGATGGAAATGGGTCCTGGAATACTGCGTAGGTGCCCTTGTGGAGCATTGACAGTTGTTTTAACCTCAAAAACTAAGGAAAACCCGGGTCGCAGATTCTACAGATGCGGGGTTGTGTTTGGTGAAAACCATTTGTTTAAGTGGGCTGATGAAGCCATCGTGGAGGAGATCGAAGCCTTGGCAGAAAAACAAGTGGCAATTGAGAATGGGATGCTAGAAATCAAGGAACAGGTAATCGAGTTTAAGAAAGATTTAACCGAGATTGTAGAAGTCATTGCGGCCTCGTCTAAACATCTTCGGAAGTAG
- the LOC108808181 gene encoding uncharacterized protein LOC108808181 has protein sequence MAVDNGHGTSNDSYKKLPSYLNNLVLANPGSLANLHTEQIDGGGHRFKYMFLALGACVEGYQSMRKVVVVDGTHLKGRYAGCLLTASAEDGNHQIFPLACAVVDSENDKSWEWFFQNLSSFFSNDSGLVLVSDIHPSIYKAISQVYPSAGHCICVVHLKRNIRTNFRERHLGHLVAKAARAYKLHDFYVTFNEIKAMDPACASYLIEIGFEHWARSHFSGNRYNVMTSNLAESWNSVLCKAREFPIVQLLDFICEKIMTWFAKRREVATKCSGELTPRIEQQLRNNFEKTGGYHVLDIAEMEYAIRNKSGVSFHVNLSTRTCSCYEFQMLGIPCSHAIAAALKANISVNDLAQMGGGPMPAVINDLQLRPPATRRPPGRPKKQRYFSRGEKRVKCVRRRISCSRCKGVGHNKATCKNPI, from the exons ATGGCTGTGGATAATGGACATGGAACGAGTAATGATTCTTACAAAAAGCTACCGTCATACCTCAATAACCTTGTGTTAGCAAACccgggatctttggcaaatttGCACACCGAACAAATAGATGGGGGCGGACACAGATTCAAATATATGTTCCTTGCATTGGGAGCGTGTGTTGAAGGATACCAATCCATGAGGAAGGTGGTTGTGGTTGATGGAACACACCTAAAAGGAAGGTATGCCGGTTGTCTACTCACCGCATCAGCGGAAGATGGTAACCACCAAATATTCCCCTTGGCGTGCGCCGTTGTGGATAGCGAGAATGACAAGTCGTGGGAGTGGTTTTTCCAAAACTTATCCTCATTTTTTTCCAACGACAGTGGATTGGTCCTGGTATCGGACATACATCCATCAATCTACAAAGCTATCAGCCAG GTGTATCCGAGTGCAGGGCACTGCATCTGTGTTGTCCATCTGAAGAGAAACATCAGGACCAATTTTAGAGAAAGACATTTGGGACATCTGGTTGCAAAGGCTGCAAGGGCGTATAAGTTGCACGATTTCTATGTAACATTCAACGAGATAAAGGCAATGGATCCTGCTTGTGCATCATACCTGATCGAGATAGGTTTTGAACATTGGGCACGATCCCATTTTTCTGGAAACAGGTACAATGTTATGACAAGCAACCTGGCTGAGTCTTGGAACTCGGTCCTGTGCAAAGCGAGGGAGTTTCCAATCGTCCAGTTGCTTGATTTCATCTGTGAGAAGATTATGACTTGGTTTGCTAAGAGGCGTGAGGTGGCAACCAAGTGTTCCGGAGAGCTGACACCACGCATTGAACAACAACTAAGAAACAACTTTGAGAAGACTGGGGGGTACCATGTTCTCGACATAGCTGAGATGGAGTACGCAATCCGCAACAAGTCTGGCGTAAGCTTTCATGTGAACCTAAGCACAAGGACTTGCAGCTGTTATGAGTTTCAGATGCTCGGAATTCCATGCTCTCACGCAATTGCTGCGGCTCTGAAAGCAAACATAAGTGTGAACGACCTG GCTCAAATGGGGGGGGGTCCAATGCCCGCGGTTATTAACGACCTCCAGTTGCGTCCACCTGCAACTCGACGCCCGCCCGGGAGGCCAAAGAAGCAGAGGTACTTCTCCAGAGGAGAGAAAAGG GTTAAATGCGTACGCCGCAGGATCTCATGCAGCAGGTGCAAGGGCGTAGGACACAACAAGGCCACTTGCAAGAACCCGATATAA